In [Clostridium] cellulosi, one genomic interval encodes:
- a CDS encoding putative secreted protein (Hypothetical protein), translating into MFGKGKKFLASVLTLTMLSLSTVALTVSAHSSSKTDKIPQLKGSITSNVWIQTISDLDGTGLFQVSAEYKSSSYPKPKWIKTAWDFNPIGIGVSVSYSRVSASASGSGYTKTSSGYWINSNGANTAWYRGRVGATGLCFYVGCENTASGFAAGVPFSTTAKV; encoded by the coding sequence ATGTTCGGAAAAGGTAAAAAATTTTTGGCGTCTGTTTTAACTTTGACCATGCTTTCATTAAGCACAGTGGCATTAACTGTTAGTGCACATAGTTCTTCAAAAACGGATAAAATCCCACAGTTAAAAGGTTCTATTACCTCGAATGTCTGGATACAAACGATCTCTGACTTGGATGGTACAGGTCTATTTCAAGTATCTGCTGAATATAAAAGCAGTTCCTATCCAAAGCCAAAATGGATTAAAACTGCTTGGGATTTTAATCCTATAGGAATAGGTGTCTCTGTTAGTTACTCACGCGTTTCAGCGTCTGCTAGCGGATCTGGCTATACAAAAACTTCTTCAGGCTATTGGATAAATTCGAACGGTGCCAATACTGCATGGTATAGAGGACGTGTAGGCGCAACAGGACTATGTTTCTATGTTGGATGCGAGAATACGGCATCTGGCTTTGCGGCAGGCGTTCCATTCTCAACAACTGCTAAAGTATAA
- the xylA gene encoding Xylose isomerase (High confidence in function and specificity), whose protein sequence is MKEYFSNIPKVRYEGPDSKNPFAFKFYNPEEKIAGKTMREQLKFSLAYWHTLDAEGTDMFGRATMDKSFGETDPMAIYKNKAYAAFELMDKLDIDYFCFHDRDIAPEGPTLSETNKNLDEIVSLLKKLMAEHNKKLLWGTANTFSHPRYVHGAGTSCNASVFAFAAAQIKKAIEITKELDGCGYVFWGGREGYETLLNTDMELELDNMARLLKMAVDYARSIGFKGEFFIEPKPKEPTKHQYDYDVSTVLAFLRKYGLDKVFKVNIEANHATLAQHTFQHELRVARINGVLGSVDANQGDVMLGWDTDQFPTNVYDTALAMYEILKNGGLPSGGLNFDSKNRRGSFEPEDIFHGFIAGMDAFALGLRIADRIIRDGRLEQFVKDRYKSYQSGIGADIVSGRAKIEDLEKYALKLGEVNAIGSGRQEYLEDILNSIMFGK, encoded by the coding sequence ATGAAAGAGTATTTCAGCAACATTCCAAAGGTCAGGTATGAAGGACCTGATTCAAAAAATCCGTTTGCATTCAAGTTTTATAATCCGGAAGAAAAGATTGCCGGCAAGACAATGCGCGAGCAGCTCAAATTCTCTCTTGCTTACTGGCACACGCTCGACGCCGAGGGTACAGATATGTTCGGCCGGGCAACTATGGACAAGAGTTTTGGCGAAACCGATCCTATGGCTATATACAAAAATAAGGCTTACGCCGCGTTTGAACTCATGGACAAGCTCGATATCGACTATTTCTGCTTCCATGACCGAGACATAGCGCCGGAAGGCCCGACCTTATCCGAAACCAATAAAAACCTCGACGAGATTGTCTCTCTTTTGAAAAAACTTATGGCTGAGCACAATAAAAAGCTGCTGTGGGGCACTGCAAATACATTCTCACACCCGCGGTATGTGCATGGTGCGGGAACCAGTTGCAACGCGTCCGTTTTTGCATTTGCCGCGGCACAGATCAAAAAGGCAATTGAGATTACAAAGGAGCTCGACGGCTGCGGTTATGTCTTCTGGGGAGGCCGCGAAGGATATGAGACCCTGCTCAATACCGATATGGAGCTGGAACTCGACAACATGGCAAGGCTGCTGAAGATGGCAGTGGATTATGCACGAAGTATCGGTTTTAAGGGCGAATTCTTTATTGAACCCAAACCGAAAGAGCCGACAAAGCACCAATATGACTACGACGTATCTACTGTTCTCGCTTTCCTGCGCAAATACGGCCTTGATAAGGTGTTCAAGGTCAATATTGAAGCGAACCACGCGACGCTTGCACAGCACACCTTTCAGCATGAGCTGAGGGTTGCCAGAATAAACGGTGTGCTGGGTTCGGTCGACGCAAATCAGGGAGACGTAATGCTGGGCTGGGATACCGACCAATTCCCGACAAACGTTTATGATACGGCCCTTGCTATGTATGAAATCCTTAAAAACGGCGGGCTTCCGAGCGGCGGACTTAACTTTGACTCAAAAAACCGCCGGGGTTCATTTGAGCCCGAGGATATCTTCCACGGGTTTATCGCAGGCATGGACGCATTCGCTTTAGGCTTACGCATAGCAGACAGGATAATCCGTGACGGCAGGTTGGAGCAATTCGTCAAAGACCGGTATAAGAGCTACCAAAGCGGCATTGGCGCAGATATAGTTTCAGGTAGGGCAAAGATTGAGGACCTCGAAAAATATGCCCTTAAGCTTGGGGAGGTTAACGCTATCGGCAGCGGTAGGCAGGAATACCTTGAAGATATTCTGAATTCAATAATGTTCGGAAAATAA
- a CDS encoding putative secreted protein (Hypothetical protein), giving the protein MKKVTAIFLLPLVCLMLTSCNSPADRTVNKKYKNISVYINKFANNQDLILYEFTDKYSLDDTLINLIISEKKDDKNLNEYLKTVHDNMIHNLAQLDSGSDLESATTIANLIYMYMKLAETYKLSDSDLNEQIYKSIINCLDNMEKIDANSSNWINILDNTSKVGLVINKLKIIDKNSLYSKIKYILSKNYGIDKLSDDEEYMDTFLTYQINNILGIRQDTGAINNKFNDYLNNNSKKPIDYSTLILLNAGCKATGTNNSKVKTIVKRIAENVSKQIDLPVVIKLNLYELLENDPEYKTYLSRWVEELPHNNKFEFSTAAALMPTFRTFYGYLKINEYINNYYDQDMANTYLKKIFKREPDISTNYLELYYCYLLKPYFKGNKDFTEYLRNNMDKFSARNLNISSKNFVNSYYALKLLQCENIDSTRYKDSLNDAYNSIRSEYAYTKDILYIDLIYIDIMSNMDKEKAIELFKNKINEINNYNGDFTLDIAQLAEQLSSKLRVKIDHDMILNKIKAFKISNGYCADRNFKSMNIMATEKGLYVESIANK; this is encoded by the coding sequence ATGAAAAAAGTAACTGCCATATTTTTATTACCGTTGGTATGTTTGATGCTTACTAGCTGCAATTCCCCAGCTGATCGTACTGTTAATAAAAAATATAAAAACATTTCTGTATATATAAATAAGTTTGCAAATAACCAAGATTTGATTTTATATGAGTTCACAGATAAATATTCCTTAGATGATACGTTGATAAATCTTATAATTTCTGAAAAGAAAGATGATAAAAATTTGAATGAATATCTCAAGACAGTTCACGATAATATGATACATAATTTGGCACAACTTGATTCGGGCAGTGATTTAGAGAGCGCAACAACAATAGCTAATCTAATTTATATGTATATGAAATTAGCAGAGACATATAAATTGAGTGATTCCGATTTAAATGAACAAATATACAAAAGCATTATTAATTGTCTTGATAATATGGAAAAAATAGATGCTAACAGCTCAAATTGGATTAACATATTAGATAATACTTCAAAAGTTGGATTAGTTATAAACAAGTTAAAAATTATTGACAAAAATTCATTATATAGTAAAATTAAATATATATTAAGTAAAAATTATGGAATTGATAAACTGTCAGATGATGAGGAATATATGGATACTTTCTTGACCTATCAAATCAACAATATTCTGGGAATAAGGCAAGATACAGGCGCAATAAACAATAAGTTTAATGATTATTTAAACAATAACAGTAAAAAACCAATAGACTATAGTACGCTAATTCTGCTTAATGCGGGATGTAAAGCGACTGGAACTAATAATTCAAAGGTAAAAACAATAGTCAAGAGAATCGCCGAGAACGTTAGCAAACAAATAGATTTACCGGTAGTTATAAAGCTGAACCTTTATGAATTGCTCGAGAATGACCCAGAATATAAAACCTATCTTAGCCGATGGGTGGAAGAGCTTCCTCATAATAATAAGTTTGAATTTTCAACAGCAGCCGCATTGATGCCTACTTTCAGGACTTTTTATGGTTATTTAAAAATAAATGAGTATATTAATAATTATTATGACCAAGATATGGCTAATACCTATCTTAAAAAAATATTTAAAAGAGAGCCTGATATAAGTACAAATTATCTCGAGTTATATTATTGTTATTTATTAAAGCCTTATTTTAAAGGTAATAAAGATTTCACCGAATATCTTAGAAATAATATGGACAAGTTTAGCGCTAGAAATTTAAATATAAGTAGTAAAAATTTTGTAAATAGCTACTATGCGTTAAAGTTATTGCAATGCGAGAATATTGATTCAACCAGATATAAGGATTCACTTAATGACGCTTATAATAGTATTCGCAGCGAATACGCATATACGAAAGATATATTATACATTGATCTAATATATATTGATATCATGTCAAATATGGATAAAGAGAAAGCTATAGAACTGTTCAAAAATAAAATAAATGAAATAAATAATTACAACGGTGATTTTACATTAGATATCGCGCAGCTTGCGGAGCAATTATCTTCAAAGCTAAGAGTCAAGATTGATCATGACATGATACTTAATAAAATAAAAGCATTTAAGATTTCAAACGGTTACTGCGCAGACAGAAACTTTAAATCAATGAATATTATGGCGACTGAAAA
- a CDS encoding putative membrane protein (Hypothetical protein), translating to MVAGNSTSRLKGKFNAIASIILGIIGAAGLWFPIIGILITVAGFCIGISDSIIHKTKLANVGVIISLFFFLLSLTSIAGFGFRTELEL from the coding sequence ATGGTGGCTGGGAATAGCACAAGCCGGTTGAAAGGCAAATTTAATGCGATTGCCAGTATTATTCTGGGCATTATCGGAGCAGCAGGGTTGTGGTTCCCTATTATTGGCATTTTAATTACAGTTGCCGGATTTTGTATAGGAATTTCTGACAGCATTATACATAAAACAAAGCTCGCAAATGTTGGCGTAATCATTTCATTATTCTTTTTTCTACTTAGCCTAACGAGTATAGCGGGGTTTGGTTTCAGGACAGAACTGGAACTATAA
- a CDS encoding deoxyuridine 5'-triphosphate nucleotidohydrolase Dut (High confidence in function and specificity) — protein sequence MKIKLIEVNHPGVTIKHPTKATEGSAGLDLYAAIPEKVTIEPGGLVSIPTGISVEFPGPQYAGFLFARSGLATKHGITLSNSVGVIDSDYTGEIIVGLCNLSKTPYVLEPGERFAQLVIMQLPSLEIEWGEKTKKTARSDAGFGSTGRF from the coding sequence ATGAAGATCAAATTAATCGAGGTAAACCATCCGGGTGTTACAATAAAACATCCGACGAAAGCAACTGAAGGTTCGGCAGGCCTTGACCTTTACGCTGCGATTCCTGAAAAAGTTACAATAGAGCCCGGTGGTCTTGTATCCATACCAACTGGTATTTCAGTTGAATTTCCCGGACCACAGTACGCTGGATTTTTGTTTGCTAGAAGCGGGCTTGCTACAAAACATGGCATAACATTATCAAACAGCGTAGGTGTGATTGACAGTGATTATACCGGGGAAATAATAGTCGGCCTCTGCAACCTTTCAAAGACTCCCTATGTATTGGAGCCAGGAGAAAGATTTGCGCAGTTGGTCATTATGCAATTACCTTCGTTAGAAATTGAGTGGGGCGAAAAAACAAAAAAAACAGCCCGCAGCGATGCGGGATTTGGCTCCACAGGCAGATTTTAA
- a CDS encoding Septum formation protein Maf (High confidence in function and specificity), translated as MKIILASSSPRRKAILENAGYQVEVREPKVDENLRIKLPPIDLVMKLALLKANSVFTQADDEVVIGADTIVCIDGKNVGKPQNVEQARSLLRQLSGRLHRVYTGVAILSKERQETFFVQAKVNFMKLDEDLINRYIETGEPFDKAGGYAIQGKGSILVESIDGDYYGVVGLPIAQLAKRLERDYNISALS; from the coding sequence ATGAAGATTATACTTGCTTCTTCCTCACCGCGCAGAAAAGCTATTTTAGAGAATGCCGGTTATCAAGTTGAGGTTCGTGAACCTAAAGTTGATGAAAATTTACGCATTAAACTTCCACCGATTGACCTTGTTATGAAACTTGCACTTTTAAAGGCAAATTCTGTATTTACCCAGGCTGACGACGAGGTTGTTATTGGCGCTGATACAATCGTTTGCATAGACGGTAAAAACGTAGGAAAGCCGCAAAATGTCGAACAGGCGAGAAGCCTTTTAAGACAGCTTTCCGGCAGGTTGCACAGAGTCTATACAGGTGTCGCAATACTTTCAAAAGAGAGACAGGAAACATTCTTTGTTCAGGCTAAAGTTAATTTCATGAAGCTTGATGAAGATCTTATAAACCGTTATATAGAAACCGGTGAGCCGTTCGATAAAGCAGGAGGTTACGCTATCCAGGGCAAGGGCAGCATCCTTGTTGAATCAATCGACGGCGATTACTACGGCGTTGTTGGCCTCCCAATCGCACAGTTGGCAAAGAGGCTTGAACGCGACTATAACATAAGCGCATTATCATAA